In Streptomyces sp. SID8374, one genomic interval encodes:
- a CDS encoding cytochrome P450 yields MTTTSGTPGTASGCPVSHGSVPLSGPRFQSDPVQLYRDMRRDHGAVAPVVLDGDVPAWLVLGYRELHQVTGDPVLFSRDSDLWNQWERIPDDWPLLPMIGRKQPSILYTVGERHSVRAMMISNALEGVDPFSLKRYAEEFADELIDRFCTKGSVDIIAEYAKLLPALVLARIYGFSDEEAYPLVGAINDMIDGRERALAGQQHLGASMFQLLADKHAEPGDDVASRMIADTGGFTDEEVAQDLMVMMAAGHQPTADWMGNSLRLMLTDDRFAASLSGGRHSVAEAMNEVLWEDTPTQNVAGRWAARDTHLGGRHIRAGDLLLLGLAAANGDPQVRTDGSALTGGNNAFLSFGHGEHRCPFPAQETAEVIARTGIEVLLDRLPDVDLAVPAEQLTRRPSPWLRGLTDLPVIFTPTPALGRPGSLGGPA; encoded by the coding sequence GTGACCACCACCTCCGGAACGCCCGGCACCGCTTCCGGCTGCCCCGTCTCCCACGGGTCCGTACCCCTGTCCGGGCCCCGCTTCCAGAGCGACCCCGTCCAGCTCTACCGGGACATGCGGCGCGACCACGGCGCCGTCGCCCCGGTCGTGCTGGACGGCGACGTGCCCGCCTGGCTCGTCCTCGGCTACCGCGAGCTGCACCAGGTCACTGGCGACCCGGTCCTCTTCAGCCGGGACTCCGACCTGTGGAACCAGTGGGAGCGCATCCCCGACGACTGGCCGCTGCTGCCGATGATCGGGCGCAAGCAGCCCTCGATCCTCTACACGGTCGGCGAGCGCCACAGCGTCCGCGCGATGATGATCAGCAACGCGCTGGAGGGCGTCGACCCGTTCTCCCTGAAGCGGTACGCGGAGGAGTTCGCGGACGAGCTGATCGACCGGTTCTGCACCAAGGGCTCGGTCGACATCATCGCGGAGTACGCCAAGCTGCTGCCCGCGCTCGTGCTGGCCAGGATCTACGGCTTCTCCGACGAGGAGGCGTACCCCCTGGTCGGCGCGATCAACGACATGATCGACGGCCGGGAGCGGGCGCTCGCCGGACAGCAGCACCTGGGCGCCTCGATGTTCCAGCTGCTGGCCGACAAGCACGCCGAGCCCGGCGACGACGTCGCCAGCCGGATGATCGCGGACACGGGCGGGTTCACCGACGAGGAGGTCGCCCAGGACCTCATGGTGATGATGGCGGCCGGGCACCAGCCGACCGCCGACTGGATGGGCAACTCGCTGCGCCTGATGCTCACCGACGACCGGTTCGCCGCCTCGCTCTCGGGCGGCCGGCACAGCGTCGCCGAGGCGATGAACGAGGTGCTCTGGGAGGACACCCCGACGCAGAACGTCGCCGGCCGCTGGGCCGCCCGCGACACCCACCTCGGCGGGCGCCACATCCGCGCCGGTGACCTGCTGCTCCTCGGCCTCGCCGCCGCCAACGGGGACCCGCAGGTGCGGACCGACGGCTCGGCGCTGACCGGCGGCAACAACGCCTTCCTCTCCTTCGGCCACGGCGAGCACCGCTGCCCGTTCCCGGCCCAGGAGACCGCCGAGGTCATCGCCCGTACCGGCATCGAGGTCCTGCTGGACCGGCTGCCGGACGTGGACCTCGCCGTCCCCGCCGAGCAGCTCACCCGCCGCCCGTCGCCGTGGCTGCGCGGTCTGACGGACCTGCCGGTGATCTTCACGCCCACGCCCGCCCTGGGCAGACCCGGAAGCCTCGGAGGCCCCGCATGA
- a CDS encoding ATP/GTP-binding protein, whose amino-acid sequence MDSATSDRATLSDTADNGLKIVVVGGFGVGKTTMVRSVSEIRPLNTEETMTRAGEAVDHLDGVQAKTSTTVAFDFGRITLDERSVLYLFGAPGQERFWFLWDRLFSGTLGAVVLVDTRRLADSWYAIDRLEHHGTPFIVACNDFGGPLHSEQQIREALDLADDVPLVECDARDRSSSKYVLITLVEHLAALSAARLRASGTPVPEAALAAAAPTPEPAP is encoded by the coding sequence TTGGACTCCGCAACCTCTGACCGCGCCACCCTGAGCGACACCGCAGACAACGGACTCAAGATCGTTGTCGTGGGCGGCTTCGGGGTCGGCAAGACCACCATGGTCCGATCCGTGAGCGAGATCCGTCCGCTCAACACGGAGGAGACGATGACCCGCGCGGGCGAGGCCGTCGACCACCTCGACGGCGTGCAGGCCAAGACGTCCACCACCGTGGCGTTCGACTTCGGCCGCATCACCCTCGACGAACGCTCGGTGCTGTACCTCTTCGGCGCGCCCGGACAGGAGCGGTTCTGGTTCCTGTGGGACCGGCTGTTCTCCGGCACGCTCGGCGCGGTCGTCCTGGTGGACACCCGCCGGCTCGCCGACTCCTGGTACGCCATCGACCGCCTGGAGCACCACGGCACGCCGTTCATCGTGGCGTGCAACGACTTCGGCGGCCCGCTCCACAGCGAGCAGCAGATCCGCGAGGCCCTGGACCTCGCGGACGACGTGCCGCTGGTGGAGTGCGACGCCCGGGACCGGTCCTCCAGCAAGTACGTGCTCATCACGCTCGTGGAGCACCTCGCCGCGCTCTCCGCCGCCCGCCTGCGCGCCTCCGGAACGCCCGTCCCCGAGGCGGCACTGGCGGCGGCCGCCCCGACCCCGGAGCCCGCCCCGTGA
- a CDS encoding DUF742 domain-containing protein, which translates to MTTAPRPRPGRDDDPDRLYTLTGGRSRSDSAAFDLVTLVVAECDPAPGMQSEHTAILRMCQGPTAVVEIAANLNLPVSIVRIMLCDLLDTGRISARHPRTARVADRLPDPDILEQVLVGLRNL; encoded by the coding sequence ATGACGACGGCGCCCCGGCCCCGCCCGGGCCGCGACGACGACCCGGACCGGCTGTACACCCTCACCGGGGGACGCAGCCGCTCCGACTCGGCCGCCTTCGACCTGGTGACCCTCGTCGTCGCCGAGTGCGATCCGGCCCCCGGCATGCAGTCGGAGCACACCGCGATCCTGCGGATGTGCCAGGGCCCCACCGCCGTCGTCGAGATCGCCGCGAACCTGAACCTGCCGGTCAGCATCGTCCGCATCATGCTGTGCGACCTGCTGGACACCGGCCGGATCAGCGCCCGCCACCCCCGTACCGCCCGTGTCGCGGACCGGCTCCCCGACCCCGACATCCTGGAACAGGTGCTCGTTGGACTCCGCAACCTCTGA
- a CDS encoding roadblock/LC7 domain-containing protein gives MTATTDEKLNWLLEGLLDRTPGTRHALVLSRDGLKLCRTPELSVDQADQLAAISAGIQSLSHGASIEFGDGTGGVRSAMAEFYGGVLFIVEAGAGAHLAVVADEDSDVGLVGHNMSELVEQLGEHLVAPPRSPAADLPAAESSAV, from the coding sequence ATGACCGCGACCACCGACGAGAAGCTCAACTGGCTGCTGGAGGGGCTGCTCGACCGCACCCCCGGCACCCGCCACGCCCTCGTCCTGTCCCGCGACGGCCTCAAGCTGTGCCGCACGCCCGAGCTCTCGGTCGACCAGGCCGACCAGCTGGCCGCGATCTCCGCCGGGATCCAGAGCCTGTCGCACGGCGCGTCCATCGAGTTCGGTGACGGCACCGGCGGCGTACGCTCCGCGATGGCCGAGTTCTACGGCGGTGTGCTGTTCATCGTCGAGGCGGGCGCGGGCGCCCACCTGGCCGTCGTCGCCGACGAGGACTCCGACGTGGGTCTGGTGGGCCACAACATGAGCGAGCTCGTCGAACAGCTCGGCGAACACCTCGTCGCCCCGCCGCGCTCCCCCGCCGCCGACCTTCCGGCGGCCGAGAGCTCGGCCGTATGA
- a CDS encoding ATP-binding protein, whose product MRPSFRPTALALLISAAVTGTLTLWAVAAAPDSVRTPLAWGAGATAVLLSLCVAVTVHTLGTARTLRSLRAADNQRFTSETSHLVSASAAEAQRFTAETARIKAAASAETARVTAEARAENERIAAEAAAERSRLSVTVDRLTARATRAETERSAAVAACANAAGRMQALATSMLADLREMEHRHTDESVLGDLLHLDHRTAQAGRLADSIAVLTGARSGRRWAKPIVMESILRGAMGRIGSYQRVRLHSTSDVAIAGHAAEGVMHALAELLDNAANFSPPTAEVHVYVEEVPAGIVITVEDSGLVMSEVQLRRAEKAVSAENQDLTNLSGTRLGLAVVGRLARKHGLTVSFRPSARGGTGALMMLPQDLISRAAAPAPGPAAALPAAAATAEPEPSHASAEGTDTSDAAPTARSLATADTSSSSPAPAVEPAPESESESTGAVPAFGESGLPKRRRGRTLAAAESRTGNATPGGTETPRARTTDPKVQAARFSTFSRAVRANSPHPEGNTR is encoded by the coding sequence TTGCGCCCCTCATTCAGGCCCACCGCACTCGCCCTGCTGATCTCGGCAGCCGTCACCGGCACGCTGACTCTGTGGGCCGTGGCCGCGGCCCCCGATTCGGTACGGACCCCGCTGGCCTGGGGCGCGGGCGCAACCGCCGTGCTGCTGAGCCTCTGCGTGGCCGTCACCGTCCACACCCTGGGGACCGCGCGCACCCTGCGCTCCCTGCGGGCCGCCGACAACCAGCGGTTCACCTCCGAGACCTCGCACCTGGTCTCCGCCTCCGCCGCCGAGGCCCAGCGCTTCACCGCCGAGACGGCCAGGATCAAGGCCGCCGCCTCCGCCGAGACCGCCCGGGTCACCGCCGAGGCCCGCGCCGAGAACGAGCGGATCGCCGCGGAGGCCGCCGCCGAGCGGTCCCGGCTCTCCGTCACCGTCGACCGGCTCACCGCCCGCGCCACCCGCGCCGAGACCGAGCGGTCCGCCGCCGTCGCGGCCTGCGCCAACGCGGCCGGGCGCATGCAGGCCCTGGCCACCAGCATGCTGGCCGACCTGCGGGAGATGGAGCACCGGCACACCGACGAGTCCGTGCTCGGGGACCTGCTCCACCTCGACCACCGCACCGCCCAGGCGGGTCGGCTCGCGGACTCCATCGCCGTACTGACCGGGGCGCGTTCCGGGCGGCGCTGGGCCAAGCCGATCGTCATGGAGTCGATCCTGCGCGGCGCGATGGGCCGCATCGGCAGCTACCAGCGCGTCCGCCTCCACTCCACCAGCGATGTCGCGATCGCCGGGCACGCGGCCGAGGGCGTCATGCACGCGCTCGCCGAACTCCTCGACAACGCGGCCAACTTCTCGCCGCCCACCGCCGAGGTGCACGTCTATGTGGAGGAGGTCCCGGCGGGCATCGTCATCACCGTCGAGGACAGCGGCCTGGTCATGAGCGAGGTGCAGCTGCGCCGCGCGGAGAAGGCCGTCTCCGCCGAGAACCAGGACCTCACCAACCTCTCCGGCACCCGGCTCGGTCTCGCCGTCGTCGGCCGGCTGGCCCGTAAGCACGGACTGACCGTCTCCTTCCGGCCCTCGGCGCGCGGCGGTACCGGCGCGCTGATGATGCTGCCGCAGGACCTGATCTCGCGGGCGGCCGCTCCGGCCCCCGGCCCGGCCGCCGCGCTCCCGGCCGCTGCCGCGACCGCCGAGCCGGAGCCGTCCCACGCCTCCGCCGAGGGCACGGACACCTCCGACGCCGCGCCCACGGCCCGCTCCCTCGCCACCGCCGACACCTCCTCGTCGTCGCCGGCCCCCGCGGTGGAGCCGGCGCCGGAGTCGGAGTCCGAATCCACCGGCGCCGTACCCGCGTTCGGCGAGAGCGGCCTGCCCAAGCGCCGCCGCGGCCGCACGCTGGCCGCCGCCGAGTCCCGTACCGGCAACGCCACCCCCGGCGGAACCGAAACCCCCCGGGCCCGTACCACCGACCCGAAGGTCCAGGCAGCGCGCTTCAGCACCTTCAGCCGGGCCGTACGTGCCAACTCCCCGCACCCGGAAGGCAACACCCGATGA
- a CDS encoding FAD-binding and (Fe-S)-binding domain-containing protein, translating into MAEQHRPTAEAPAGFAAALRSAVRGASDFGPTARALTTMDASNYRRVPLGVLAPRDADDIAAALTICQEYGVPVVARGGGTSIAGQATGTGLVLDLTRHLRAILDLDPAARTATVQPGVILDDLRAAAAPHGLTFGPDPSTHSRCTLGGMIGNNSCGAHSVAWGTTADNVRGLSVVRYGGEALRLEQGAPRRGGGRGPEGVREQTALGSGGVRAKATLGPEGVRELVDAHLALLRTGYPDLPRRISGYALDALLPEHPGGPDPVRAFCGSEGTLAVVTEATVRLVEAPRARALAVLGYADESAAAEAAPGLLPYGPLTVEGMAADLVRELAGLPRGAAWLFVETGGATPAEAKAHAERILRAADAVDGAIVTDPAGQRALWRIREDASGTATRVPDGSEAWPGWEDCAVPPAQLGSYLRDFRALLAQHNLRGTPYGHFGDGCIHVRIDFDLLTSAGVARFRRFSEELADLVVAHGGSLSGEHGDGQARAELLPRMYGEELVALFGAFKDLWDPDGGLNPGMLARPAPLDTNLRFAVLPRRPVDVEFGYPQDGGDFAGAVRRCVGVAKCRTETAPGAGVMCPSFRATGEEAHSTRGRARLLHEMLAGEVITDGWRSTEVRDALDLCLSCKGCRSDCPVGVDMATYKAEFLHHHYRGRLRPAAHYAMGRLPQWLRLAAPFARPLNALARVRPLAALAKRLAGIAPERTIPVLATETYSRWLRGRQGRGPHILSSDRAVQLWADTFTEHLSPQVGRAAVRVLEEATGRTVLPPPSGVCCGLTYVSTGQLDRARAVMRRTLDRIGLLPGHPLVVLEPSCAATLRTDLPELLPDDPRAAELAGSVRTLAQYLEEYAPDWTPPRLDRPVVGQTHCHQHAVLGDAAERRLRERMGLTGELSGGCCGLAGNFGFEKGHWEVSVACAEEQLLPAVRGSEPGTELLADGFSCRTQLDRLAGRRARHLAEVIAEGLDGEEGGGR; encoded by the coding sequence ATGGCCGAACAGCATCGCCCGACCGCCGAAGCCCCCGCCGGGTTCGCCGCCGCGCTCCGCTCCGCCGTACGCGGCGCGAGCGATTTCGGACCGACCGCCCGGGCCCTGACGACGATGGACGCCTCCAACTACCGCCGCGTCCCGCTCGGCGTCCTCGCCCCGCGCGACGCCGACGACATCGCGGCCGCGCTGACGATCTGCCAGGAGTACGGGGTGCCGGTGGTGGCACGGGGCGGGGGCACGTCCATCGCGGGCCAGGCCACCGGTACGGGCCTCGTCCTGGACCTCACCCGCCACCTGCGCGCGATCCTCGACCTGGACCCGGCCGCCCGCACCGCCACCGTCCAGCCCGGCGTCATCCTGGACGACCTGCGGGCGGCCGCCGCCCCGCACGGCCTGACCTTCGGCCCGGACCCGTCCACGCACAGCCGCTGCACCCTCGGCGGCATGATCGGCAACAACTCCTGCGGCGCGCACTCGGTGGCCTGGGGCACGACGGCGGACAACGTGCGGGGGCTGTCGGTGGTGCGGTACGGGGGCGAGGCGCTGCGGCTGGAGCAGGGGGCGCCTCGGCGAGGAGGGGGGCGCGGCCCCGAAGGCGTACGGGAACAGACGGCCCTCGGCTCCGGCGGCGTACGCGCAAAGGCAACCCTCGGCCCCGAAGGCGTACGGGAACTGGTCGACGCGCACCTGGCCCTCCTCCGCACCGGCTACCCCGACCTCCCGCGCCGCATCTCCGGCTACGCGCTGGACGCGCTGCTCCCCGAACACCCCGGCGGCCCCGACCCCGTACGGGCGTTCTGCGGCAGCGAAGGCACCCTCGCCGTGGTCACCGAGGCGACCGTCCGCCTGGTCGAGGCCCCGCGCGCCCGGGCCCTGGCCGTCCTCGGGTACGCCGACGAATCGGCGGCGGCCGAGGCGGCTCCCGGCCTCCTTCCGTACGGCCCGCTCACCGTCGAGGGCATGGCCGCCGACCTCGTACGCGAACTGGCCGGGCTGCCGCGCGGGGCCGCCTGGCTCTTCGTCGAGACGGGCGGCGCCACCCCGGCCGAGGCGAAGGCGCACGCCGAGCGCATCCTGCGGGCGGCCGACGCGGTGGACGGAGCGATCGTCACCGACCCGGCCGGGCAGCGGGCCCTGTGGCGCATCCGCGAGGACGCCTCCGGCACCGCGACGAGGGTGCCCGACGGCAGCGAGGCGTGGCCCGGCTGGGAGGACTGCGCGGTCCCGCCCGCCCAACTAGGCTCATACCTGCGCGACTTCCGAGCCCTGCTCGCCCAACACAACCTGCGTGGAACGCCGTACGGCCACTTCGGCGACGGCTGCATCCACGTACGCATCGACTTCGACCTGCTGACATCGGCAGGTGTGGCAAGGTTCCGCCGCTTCTCCGAGGAGCTGGCCGATCTCGTCGTCGCGCACGGCGGCTCCCTCAGCGGCGAGCACGGCGACGGGCAGGCGCGCGCGGAGCTGCTGCCCCGGATGTACGGGGAAGAACTCGTCGCCCTCTTCGGCGCGTTCAAGGACCTGTGGGACCCGGACGGCGGCCTGAACCCGGGCATGCTCGCCCGCCCGGCCCCCCTCGACACCAACCTCCGCTTCGCCGTCCTGCCCAGGCGCCCGGTGGACGTGGAGTTCGGCTACCCGCAGGACGGCGGCGACTTCGCGGGCGCGGTACGGCGGTGCGTCGGCGTCGCCAAGTGCCGTACGGAGACGGCCCCGGGCGCGGGCGTGATGTGCCCCTCCTTCCGGGCGACCGGCGAGGAGGCGCACTCGACGCGGGGGAGGGCCAGGCTGCTGCACGAGATGCTGGCGGGCGAGGTGATCACGGACGGCTGGCGGAGCACGGAGGTACGGGACGCACTCGACCTCTGCCTCTCCTGCAAGGGGTGCCGCAGCGACTGCCCGGTGGGTGTCGACATGGCCACGTACAAGGCGGAGTTCCTGCACCACCACTACCGGGGCCGGCTCCGCCCCGCCGCCCACTACGCGATGGGCCGCCTCCCGCAGTGGCTGCGCCTGGCCGCGCCCTTCGCCCGCCCCCTCAACGCCCTGGCCCGCGTACGCCCGTTGGCCGCCCTGGCCAAACGGCTGGCGGGGATCGCACCCGAGCGGACGATCCCGGTGCTGGCGACGGAGACGTACAGCCGGTGGCTGAGGGGACGTCAGGGCAGGGGGCCGCACATCCTCTCTTCCGACCGGGCGGTGCAGCTCTGGGCGGACACCTTCACCGAGCACCTGTCGCCGCAGGTGGGCCGGGCGGCGGTCCGGGTGCTGGAGGAGGCGACGGGACGCACGGTGCTGCCGCCGCCGAGCGGGGTCTGCTGCGGCCTCACGTACGTGTCGACCGGGCAGTTGGACCGGGCCCGCGCGGTGATGCGCCGCACCCTGGACCGGATCGGCCTCCTCCCCGGCCACCCGCTCGTCGTCCTCGAACCGAGCTGCGCCGCCACCCTCCGTACCGACCTGCCCGAACTCCTCCCCGACGACCCGCGCGCCGCCGAACTGGCGGGGAGCGTACGGACCTTGGCCCAGTACCTGGAGGAGTACGCCCCCGACTGGACCCCGCCCCGGCTGGACCGCCCGGTCGTCGGCCAGACCCACTGCCACCAGCACGCGGTCCTCGGGGACGCGGCGGAGCGGCGGCTGCGGGAGCGGATGGGGCTGACCGGGGAGCTGAGCGGCGGGTGCTGCGGGCTGGCCGGGAACTTCGGCTTCGAGAAGGGGCACTGGGAGGTCTCCGTTGCGTGTGCGGAGGAGCAACTGCTGCCTGCGGTACGGGGGTCGGAGCCCGGAACGGAGCTGCTGGCGGACGGGTTCTCCTGCCGTACGCAACTGGACCGGCTGGCCGGGCGGCGGGCCCGTCACCTGGCGGAGGTGATCGCGGAGGGGCTGGACGGGGAGGAGGGCGGCGGCCGCTGA
- the cpt gene encoding chloramphenicol phosphotransferase CPT, with translation MKTQVIVLNGGSSSGKSGIVRCLQAVLPDPWLALGTDTMVDAMPAALQASETGIAFGPDGGVSIGPRFRELEDAWTEGVAAMARAGARIIVDEVFLGGAAGQRRWQRRLGGLGVLWVGVRCEAEVAAGRETARGDRTVGMAVAQAEVVHRGVVYDVEVDTTRTESLVCARTIAEHVR, from the coding sequence GTGAAGACTCAGGTGATCGTTCTCAACGGCGGCTCCAGCTCCGGCAAGTCCGGGATCGTCCGGTGTCTGCAAGCCGTCCTGCCGGACCCGTGGCTCGCGCTGGGGACCGACACGATGGTCGACGCGATGCCCGCCGCCCTCCAGGCCTCGGAGACGGGCATCGCGTTCGGCCCGGACGGCGGGGTGAGCATCGGGCCCCGGTTCCGGGAGCTGGAGGACGCCTGGACCGAGGGGGTCGCCGCGATGGCCCGCGCGGGCGCCCGGATCATCGTCGACGAGGTGTTCCTCGGCGGGGCGGCGGGCCAGCGGCGGTGGCAGCGACGGCTGGGCGGGCTCGGGGTGTTGTGGGTCGGCGTGCGGTGCGAGGCCGAGGTCGCGGCGGGGCGGGAGACCGCCCGGGGCGACCGGACGGTGGGGATGGCCGTGGCGCAGGCGGAGGTCGTCCACCGGGGCGTGGTCTACGACGTGGAGGTCGACACCACCCGTACCGAATCGCTGGTGTGCGCGCGGACGATCGCCGAGCACGTGAGGTGA
- a CDS encoding LysR family transcriptional regulator: MELRHLRAFLAIAEEGNVTRAAAHLGLTQPAVSRTLAALERHLGLRLVDRSTHHLALTPEGVAFRDKAAAAVAAFDEALDTGRLRHWPLRLGHAWSAFGPYTTPLLRGWQERYPATPLELLRIDDRTAGLTRGEVDAALLRGPVQAPGLVTEVLFTEARVAAVTADGPLASRTSLRLADLVGGPVVLNTVSGTTTPELWPPHARPAATLTVANTDDWLTAIAAGRGSGISAASTAAVHPHPGVVYVPLDDAPGVPVLLARRDGPGHPALPKLAALAREIVARG; the protein is encoded by the coding sequence GTGGAGCTCCGCCATCTGCGGGCCTTCCTCGCCATCGCCGAGGAGGGCAACGTCACCCGGGCCGCCGCACACCTCGGCCTCACCCAGCCCGCCGTCTCCCGCACCCTCGCCGCCCTGGAACGCCACCTGGGGCTCCGGCTCGTCGACCGGTCCACCCACCACCTCGCCCTCACCCCCGAGGGCGTCGCCTTCCGGGACAAGGCCGCCGCCGCGGTGGCCGCCTTCGACGAGGCCCTCGACACCGGGCGGCTGCGCCACTGGCCCCTGCGGCTCGGGCACGCCTGGTCGGCCTTCGGCCCGTACACCACACCGCTCCTGCGGGGCTGGCAGGAGCGGTACCCGGCCACCCCGCTGGAGCTGCTCCGCATCGACGACCGCACCGCCGGGCTCACCCGGGGCGAGGTCGACGCGGCGCTGCTACGCGGGCCGGTCCAGGCGCCGGGGCTCGTCACCGAGGTGCTGTTCACCGAGGCGCGGGTGGCGGCGGTGACGGCGGACGGGCCGTTGGCCTCCCGTACGTCGCTGCGCCTCGCCGACCTCGTGGGCGGCCCCGTCGTCCTGAACACCGTCTCCGGCACCACGACCCCCGAGCTGTGGCCGCCGCACGCCCGGCCCGCCGCCACCCTCACCGTCGCCAACACCGACGACTGGCTCACCGCCATCGCCGCCGGGCGCGGCAGCGGGATCTCGGCCGCCTCCACCGCCGCCGTGCACCCGCACCCGGGGGTCGTCTACGTGCCCCTCGACGACGCCCCGGGCGTCCCGGTCCTCCTCGCCCGCCGCGACGGCCCGGGCCACCCCGCCCTGCCGAAGCTGGCCGCGCTGGCCCGGGAGATCGTCGCGCGGGGGTGA
- a CDS encoding EamA family transporter yields the protein MNVQRSAAEPAAAAVAVPEAVPALEGAGQKGADGGPGRRTALVPIVLVVAGGLSVQFGSAVAALLMPKAGALGVVTLRLAAAALILLVVCRPKLRGHSRADWGTVVAFGVAMGGMNTLFYQALDRIPLGIAVTLEVLGPLALSVFASRRLINVLWAGLALVGVVLLGGGGFDRLDPVGAAYALGAGAMWAAYIVFSARTGRRFPQADGLALAMVVAAVLSLPLGILESGAKLTVPSTLALGAAVAVLSSVLPYTLELMALRRLPASTFAVMMSLEPAIAATAGFLILNQALSTTDALAIALVIGASMGAVRSQTGARRKG from the coding sequence GTGAACGTCCAGCGCAGTGCCGCAGAGCCGGCCGCCGCAGCCGTCGCCGTACCCGAGGCGGTGCCCGCTCTGGAGGGCGCCGGGCAGAAGGGGGCCGACGGCGGACCGGGCCGACGGACCGCGCTGGTGCCGATCGTGCTGGTGGTCGCGGGCGGCCTCTCCGTCCAGTTCGGCTCGGCCGTCGCCGCGCTGCTGATGCCGAAGGCGGGGGCGCTGGGCGTCGTCACGCTCCGGCTGGCGGCGGCCGCGCTGATCCTGCTGGTGGTGTGCCGGCCGAAGCTGCGCGGCCACTCGCGCGCGGACTGGGGCACGGTGGTCGCCTTCGGCGTCGCGATGGGCGGCATGAACACGCTGTTCTACCAGGCGCTGGACCGCATCCCGCTCGGCATCGCCGTCACCCTGGAGGTGCTCGGCCCGCTCGCGCTCTCCGTCTTCGCCTCGCGCCGCCTGATCAACGTCCTGTGGGCCGGGCTCGCCCTGGTCGGCGTGGTCCTGCTGGGCGGCGGGGGCTTCGACCGCCTGGACCCGGTGGGCGCGGCGTACGCGCTGGGGGCCGGGGCGATGTGGGCGGCGTACATCGTGTTCAGCGCCCGCACCGGCCGCCGCTTCCCGCAGGCGGACGGGCTGGCCCTGGCGATGGTGGTCGCCGCGGTCCTCTCGCTGCCCCTGGGCATCCTGGAGTCCGGGGCGAAGCTCACGGTCCCCTCCACCCTGGCGCTCGGGGCGGCGGTGGCGGTCCTCAGCTCGGTGCTCCCGTACACCCTGGAACTCATGGCCCTGCGCCGCCTGCCCGCCTCCACGTTCGCGGTCATGATGAGCCTGGAACCGGCGATCGCGGCCACGGCGGGCTTCCTGATCCTGAACCAGGCCCTCTCCACGACGGACGCCCTCGCCATCGCCCTGGTCATCGGGGCGAGCATGGGCGCGGTACGCAGCCAGACGGGGGCGCGGCGCAAGGGGTGA
- a CDS encoding PIN domain-containing protein, with the protein MIIVADTSALYAAFDAAQAEHSEAARILENERLAISPLVVTELDHLVHRDLGFSAAMQVMEALNSRMDDGQYRLAELKLADLRTAQEVRQKYEGLRLDLADAVGVVLADRYRTNRIFTLDQRDFRAVAPLTPGLDAFRILPADS; encoded by the coding sequence TTGATCATCGTCGCCGACACCTCCGCCCTCTACGCCGCTTTCGACGCCGCGCAGGCGGAGCACTCCGAGGCAGCCCGGATCCTGGAGAACGAGAGGCTGGCCATCTCGCCGTTGGTGGTCACCGAGCTGGATCACCTGGTCCATCGCGACCTGGGGTTCTCGGCGGCGATGCAGGTGATGGAGGCGCTGAACTCCCGCATGGACGACGGGCAGTACCGCCTCGCCGAGCTCAAGCTCGCCGACCTGCGAACAGCCCAGGAAGTGCGGCAGAAGTACGAAGGCCTGCGGCTGGACCTCGCCGACGCGGTCGGGGTCGTCCTCGCCGACCGCTATCGGACAAACCGCATCTTCACCCTGGACCAGCGCGACTTTCGGGCCGTGGCCCCCCTCACCCCCGGGCTGGACGCCTTCCGGATCCTGCCTGCCGACAGCTGA
- a CDS encoding CopG family transcriptional regulator — MIKTTVYLPEELEVRLDAESAATGVSKAELIRRSIALLLDHAERPKRSRELPVFDSGRPLTPDEMDESVYEHIKERAARR; from the coding sequence ATGATAAAGACGACCGTGTACCTTCCGGAAGAACTGGAAGTGCGGCTGGACGCCGAATCGGCCGCGACCGGCGTCAGCAAGGCGGAGCTCATCCGGCGCAGCATCGCCCTGCTGCTGGACCACGCGGAGCGGCCGAAGCGCAGCCGGGAGCTGCCGGTCTTCGACAGCGGACGCCCCCTCACACCCGACGAGATGGACGAGTCGGTCTACGAACACATCAAGGAACGGGCCGCACGCCGTTGA